AACGCCCAGTCGAGCTATGCACACGCCATGTAACCGTAGCCTGCACCATGGTTCTGGGACGTGTGCATCGCGATTACTTCAATATCACAGGCTCAGAGGTGCCATATTGTCTTCGAGGAGGGACACTGCAAGCATCCAGCAATCTCAATCACCACCGTCAGCTGGTGTCAGGAAAGTCAAGATGACTGCATCGTCCTCAATGATCTGGACGATTGACTGCCCCAGAAGGCTACGTACGCAGTTGCTCATCGCGCTCACCACGCGTCAGATCTGCATGTCGTAATTGCCTAGAATTCCTTGTCTCAGCCCTATGCACGTCCAGAACGTTTCGTACGACAAACACAACGAGACATGCTCGCCTATAGAACCCCAAGGGGACCCGTCAGGTATGGATCCGGGGATGTCTTAGTGTGTGCAGGCTCAGTACCGAAGCTTAACCTTTTCGAGGTAAATTTGACAGCTGCATGATTCGGCGTGGTTCACTTGAACAATGAGGTAGACATGCTACGCTGTCCGACTTAGCCCCTCTACGGTGGTATTTCTGGAACTACTGTCGCTTTGCGCGGGCCTCACTTGGTCATCATCGTCGCTCTCTCCTTTCAAGTCCAGAGGTAACATGATGAAAGCTACCGTTTTGTTGTGGGCCTGAACGTGTCTCATACTCACCACCATTTCCGTTTGTGATACCGGGAGGCTGATCAAGCAGAGTATTTGAATTTCAACATGCGGCTGTTAACAGCATCCTTAACTATCGATCCTGATCCACAACATCTTGTTCTCAAAGCACAAAACCAGCACGAACACCACCGTCTGCCAGCAAACCAACATGATCTCTGAAGGGGTACAAAAGTTGCACTGGACGCAGCGAATCGCCTTGGTACGGCACAACCTTCACGCCGCTCGACGGACAGGCGATTTCAGTTTCTTCAAATCACTACAGGCGCATGCTCTCATTGAAGGCACTGATCACGTTGCTCTCCTCAATCAGACCCTCGGCGACAGTGCGGATGGTGTCCTGGCGACTCTCGATAATCTCAATGCTGGCATAGCTTACGTCCATCAGGACGCGTTCAAAGCCATATACGACAACGCCAAGAACAACATGCACGTAGGAGAAGGTACATTAGCTAGTCGACGGTCCCTCCTCCGCGTAGACATCTGCCAGCAACGCGACATGGCCGATCATGCCATCGACAAGACCACCAACTCCGCCATCAACCTCATCCAAGCCCAACCAGCTCATTGCCAGGATGCGGTGGCAAATGCATGGATCACTGGTGCCACCATCATGGCTGACGCAGTCTGCGTGTGTCTCAATGAGATGAACAGCCTCGAAGATCACCTTGACGACTTCATCAGCCTCGAGTACTCCTGGAACAGCATCCAAAATTCCGTCGACGCCGCCATCTCTGCACTGCGTGGGATCTTCAGCCTTATGACGACTACCTCCCAACCCGCTGCACCACACAGGAACCGCAATCTTAGCGTCTCGTCAGCCAGCAGCCAAGATCACGGCAGCGCAGCAAGCATACGCAGCCGCAACTCGTCCACCGCGTCCGCGTTCAGCATGATTAAGCGCGCATTCAGCGTAAGCGCTCCGTCGGGCCCCCCACCCTCGAAATCAGCACGCAGCAGTGTGAACAGCGGCAGCCTGCCTCTCCCAGACCCCAACTCAAGGGGCTTCCGCGCAAGCATCAGCGCTGCGTGCCCGACCAAGATGCCCAATTTCGGCGACCATCCGCATACGGTGCTGACGACCATCCCGCCGACGCCTGCTGTCATCGACATGGGCTCGCCAGATGTGATGAATCCGTTCAAGGAGAATCCGGATTACTTTGCTTTCGACATGGGCAGTAGCAGGAAGAAGGAACCTGAGCAAGGCAGCGCGGATGAGATGTTGCATATGTGAGTTGAGTCGTGGTCGTGACATTGAGTGGAGCTAACTTTGCAGCAGTGAGGATCTTGATCCTCTTTACTCGCCGGCGGTGATTGAGATGCCTCAGCCGCTGAAGTCGAGACGTCTTTCCGAGTCTTTTGACATGTCTAACCCCGATGGTATCACTGTTTGATGGTAGGCTGTTCAGTAACTGGTTTGCGTGTTCGGTTTTGTTGTATTATAAGGTCAGCAGATGTCAGGTTAATCGAGACGAGTATACAAAGTTTCACGCGAACATGTAATCAACCAAAATATTAGGTAGCCCATACGGCATTACAGTCCAACTCTGCTTTTACGCCCTACGTAAATTCTGCGCACATAGTCCAAACCAGCCCAGTCCATAAGCGTACTTCCGTCGCTTCTCCGCTCCTTGTCGTCCTCTTTCATGCTGTCAGCACCCACACGAATAACCTCGACCTGAACAGGAGATGGACTCGGCACTTCCACCTGCACGTTTTCCGTGCTTCTATCGCTTTTGAACCAACTGCGCATGCTCTTGCTCCTGCTCGTTCTAGCACTGCGTTTCTGTTCCTCATCATCGGGATACCGCAGCCACCATGGCTTTCGATCGAGTGACAGCCAGCTTGCTCGTGGCGGGGGTTTCCTTGGGCTCGGTTGGCCCATCTCGTGTATCTCTTTGATGGGTAGTTCGAAATATCTCAGGCTTTGTGTTGGCGCTTCGACCGGGCTATCGCAGGGCTTGATGGGCGCTGAAGAGGATACTGCAAGCGGACAGCTTATCCGTGTTTTCATTCCATGTCCCTCCGGAGTCGTGCTGTCATTTTCGACGGGCGTGGATGTAGCGGAAGAACTACGCCGGCTAAACCACAGTCTTGTGCGCTCGTGACGCATTCCGAGATAGTAGAAGACACCAGCGAGGATGACGACGCATATTGCTATTGCGAAACCACTGCCGACATCTTGGCCTTTTGTGACGCGTTTTGCATGCTTGTGGTGATGAGGTAGAGGGCTAGCGGATATGGTTCGGAGCGTGATGAGCAGTTGGAGAGCAAGTGCCAGTGTCGAGATCATTGTTACGAGATCGCAATGCTGTGAAACAAACGGCCAGACACCGCGAGATACTTAATGCAACACAAGGTCTAGATCGTGGCCAGAGTCGAGGCTTTCTTGTGCTGCTGTTGGACATGTCCAGATTTGGCTTCGCGTCGGGATTCGGGGACTTGAGGTGCATGCTCAGCCTGGGGTACCGCATTATTATTGAAATAGCAACATCGGGAACCGACGTATAGTAGGGCGCATGTAGTCTTCATATGGTCACAAATAATCGACTCTCTTGAAGCTGGCTGTTCGGCTGGAGAGGATGTTCATTGAGCACTGAACTCTGCAATCATCTGATCTGGTCATTCTGTTAGCTGGAGCTATAACGTAAGATTGTCCTTGTGTACCCTCTAAAATCTCCTCGAAAGTCGGCTCATGTGATGAGCTTTGATTTGGGCAAGACCTCGACACCGCTCCCTTCGGGGAGGTCCTCGTTGCTGTAGGACGCAGCGCACGATGCTGCTTCGCAGTGGTCTGCTTCCGACGTGCGGGAGTGAACTCTTCCTCCGTGATTCCAAAGTTGAGCGTGGAGGCGGCAAAACCAAGATCCATCGGCTTGACCGCTACTGATGTGCCAGCTTGGAGGCGTCCAGTCCCGCTCCTGGGCCCTGATGGGCTCTGCTGTGACATTGCTGGAAGGCGTTGTGTCTGTACCGGCGGAAAAGTTACTGCTGATATAGCAGCCTGCTGGCCTCCAGTAGTGCTTACAAAACCTTTCGGCTGCTGATGAGTTGCAGCTGGAGGGGTACCAGGTCGTGTGAAGTTGGGAGGCTGAAATTGCAGGCCCAGATGATTGCCGAAGTGGCAGATATTCCTGAGAAGAGACATCAGGACATCATCGCCATGTTCCTGGAACAGATAGCAATGAGGCTGAAGCTCAGTGTAGAAGGAACTCAGCATCTGGATCCAGATGCACTGATGTAAATCTTGGGCATGCACACTGAGCGGAGTGATTGCCGTGAGCTTCTCCTCTACCATTCTGAGCTATGCCTTGATAGCATCGGCAGGTAACTGATAGGTATCAGAGTCACAGGCCAGGATCGCTTTGCGAAAGCAGTCGAAAGCTTCAGAAAGCAAACCAGAGTCACTATCATGCAACCTGAAAGCATCCTTTAGCAGCTGCTCAGGACTAGGGGCAGGTACCACCAATGTGTGTCCGAAGACCTGCAAACGTTGCGAAGCGAAAAGCGAGGCATTCTGAGCATCGTGAGCAGTAGGTTTGATAAGCCCGTGTTTATATACGATGGGTCTACAAAGCAGGTTGCCGGCTTCATCACTCCTAGAAGACGCAGGTACTGAATTCAAAGGCTCCGGGATGCTCTAGAGCCCAGTATACGCAGAACCGTGGTCCCCTGAGTGGTCTGAGGAGCCTGTTTGACAGATCCATTGTTATGTACGAAGATTGAACGATGCTGTTTGCTGGCTTCAACAATGTTTGCACGCTCAGATACTGCAGTCAGAAGACTTTGGAATAGCTCAGATGACTCAGGGGTGGATATAGAAGACAGATCAGCCATGCTGATGTCTTTTTCGGTTTGTGATACAAGCTGCATGGCATCGGATGCGACGGCGTCAACTATACTTGTGTCTTCTGTCTCTATCTGTGAAATGCGCTGCCAACGCAAGGAACCGTACGTTTCGACGTACTCGTTGCCGCCTTCTTGTTATATGTCTTTTTCAAGGAACGTCCTTCTATCGGTGGTTGGTAGAGGGAAAACAGGCCCCAGTTGTCTGGGAGGACGTTCGCGGCCGCAGAAGGGTTCGAAGTTCTTGTATGGGAAAGGTTTGGCCAGGAAGATTGGAGGTGCTTGAATCTCAGGTTGAGGGAGAGGTGAAAAGCCCGGGCCATGTATACTAGATGGGCGATGGCCAAACATGTCTCCGCTGCGACACGTCTCATGGTGCGCAGTGTCCGGCAGCAACTGCGCAGTATCGTAGGGCTTTGGCTTGTGGGAAGGGTATTCACAGAACCTTCCGATGACTTAGGGCCGTCAGTTCGCGTAGAGTGGAGCTTCCATTGGAACATACAGGTGCTGAAGATGAAGTAAGTTGCAGCCGCAGGCAGGGACATAATCGCGATAATACATAGGTATTGGCAGGCCTCCCAAGTATTCGAAGGGCTATCACCGATATGATCGTCATATTCAAGCTCTAGAAGGTACTCGAACTTGCCGGGAGAGCCGAGCAGGGTGCGGACAGCTGTTTTCATGACCGCCTGGAGTGGACCGGAACCGATCAGGGGAGACATGCAGAGTAGCACGACGCACTCGAACAAGAAAGCCACTATGCTGAAGAGCAGAGACAGGGAGCTGTCGGTGGTCATTTTAGCTGGGAAACGCAGCTGTTTGGAAGACGTGGCTGTAATGGGCGGGCCGTTGGGCAGCTTTGGTGTTGTAGTGAGAAGCAGAGCAATGAGCTGTTAGCCAGCAGTGTGAGTTCGAATGCGTGTTGAATGCTAGGATTATCGTAAAAACAGCCGTACAGATATTAGAAGTAGGTATGTGAGTGAAAAAGCGCGCGAGCAGAAAGTTGTCCTTGCCTGGTATCGGCGAAGTGCACAAAGGTGAGAGGTCGAGTAGGAGGGAGCGGGTGCAGTGACCAGCTTGGCGTTGTCAGCAGCAATGAGACGACGACAACATTGACTGCCAAGATAAGGAGACCAAGACGATGGTGAAGTGAAGTGAAGGTTTGAGCGTGACGTGGACATCAGCGAGGTGGGACCGAAGCGAATGTGACTTGGCGAGAGAATCTCAGAAACGCGAACAGTACGGCGATGGACAATGACGAGAGAAGACGAATGTGTAGTTGAGCCAGGACAGAAGAGCTGGGAATGGACCAATATCAAATACGAGAGCAGCCTGGATCCTAAGCTCATGTATCCAACTTTTTGCCCATATGCAAGTCCAGTGTCTTTGCCAAAACGTACAGCAACTCTAGTCTGTCACACTTGACACCTTTGGCCCTGCCCATCCTGACTGGGTTTCCGACTATAGCTTCAACTTCTATCCGCCGGCCAGTCTGCACGTCCTGCAGCATGCTCGGCTCAATACCGGCGTGGATAGGTATTCGTGCCTTCGCTCTGTTAAGCTCGAACTTGACCTTTTCCTCAGTGATGTTGTATCCGTACGCGACTGCAATGTCGCGAATCTCGAGCATTACAGCTTCAATAATATCAGGGGCTCCATCATAGCTCTCAAGCACATCGGTGTCTTTGCTGAACGACAGAGCACAGATTGGGTTCCAAGAAGCATTGATGAGAAGCTTGGTCCACCGTATCAACTGGATATCCTCATGAAGTATCGCAGTGGCGCCTGCGGATTGTACAAGCTGTGCAAAGGCTTTTGCGTGTTCGGCAGATGCGGATGAAGGGTATGCGCCGATTTCGAGTCTTTCTACTTCGCCATGTTTGATCACGCCGGCAGGTCGTTGGGTCGCAGGGAAGTAGAGGACCGTAGAGACGATCGGATTACTGGGGAAGGCCACACGATACTCCTCCTCGATACCGACTCCATTCTGGAGAAGCACGATGGTGGTGTGTCCAGGAGTCACGACAGGAGCGATCCATTTGGGCACGGTATCTGGGATGGCTTTACTGCAGACTACAATGTAGTCGTATGGTGTTTCATTTGCAGACGCTGCCTCTTCGCAGCTTCGTACAACGTTCGGTCTGAAGTGTATGCCTTGACCGAAGATCGATGAGTTGATAATGAAGCCATCTTCCTTTGCAACGTCGTAGTTGGACCGGCAAACAGCGGTGGTAGTCGATGATTTGGAAAGGAGCCAAAGATAGACCGTCCCAACACCACCGGCACCAAAGAGCAGAACGTTTGGTTGTGTATTGCCTGTCATGATCGAGATGATGAAGTCAATGGATGGCTGGTGGTTGAAGTGTGCCGGTACCGGTAGTAACGGAAGTCGCTGCTTATCGTGCGCTTCGCGGGACCCACTTTAACACAGCTGCTCTTAACGGTCAATCGTGGTTTGCATCCATCCACTTACCTCTGCAAAGCAAATTCATATCGCTTTGACGGCTCGTCCTGTTGTTCTCTGTGATGGCATTTGTGTGGCCTGCATTACCATCAATAATGTTGGCTCTTGCGTACATGGCCACGTCACGACGCGAAGGTAGTTATCCAGCCTCGCGACCAAGTAAGTGAGTTGCGTTACCACTGCTACTGGTCAGAGTGATTATAGCAACGAGCGATGCCTTATTGTATGGAAGTATAGAGTCTTTCTTTAAATACAATCGGCCATTGCTGAACCACAACGGGCATTTCTGAATCATAATGGTGGATCGATGACTGCGAGTGAGCATGTAGGGAGCGTGGCCGGGGCGACTTGTAGGTAGATATGGGACGAGGCTGAATACAAGAACAAGCTCTCCATGACGTACGTTTACAAAATCCGAGTTCCTACTTATTATTTCGAAAGAGCGACGAGGCGACGCGGAAAGACCGCCACGCTTTTCGATGAACGACCGTTCAACGCCATCTAATGCATGTGACCTGTCGAGAACCCCACCCAGTTGCCCATTCCAATCTATGATATCCCTGAACACCATCATACGAAAAGCAAAACAAAAATTGCTACAGGGATACAACATCAAACGTCCATACCACATTCTCACAGCACCACAACATCACGAACAGGAGATGTGTTGGAAATCCAGTCCTCTACATCCTTCGCTTGGTCGGCTGGAACATGCTCGACCCTTCTCGCTTCCTCTTCGGCGCCGCAGCAGCTCCGACACCATTGGCAGTGGGCTTCAGCTTAGGAGCATTGAATTGCTGGCCGGCTGGAAGCGATGTTCGAGGCGGCGCCACACTCTGTTGTGGCATTTGTGCTGGCCGTTGTTTAATATGCTGCTGATTTGTGGTAGGTTTTGGAACTCTTCTCTCAGCAGCAGATGCAGAGGCCTGTTTGGATAGAACCATGGTCTTTGGCGCCTCGAGTTGTGCCATCCTGACCAGTCGTTCTGGTATTTGCGCTACCATATTCCTTCTCATAGCCAGCTGGTGCTGCGGTGTTTGCGTTGCCTTGGTTCGTGCTTGATTGCGGTCGAACATGCCCCTCTTGAGCTTGTCCATAGCAACCTTTCCAGTCTTTGTCGGTGGAGCAGGCTGCCCAAAGCCTCGACTGCCACCAGCGCTGGCCCAAAAGTTGCTGCTGCGAGCACCATACGCTTTGTTGGTGTTCATGATAACAGTCTTGTTAACATCTCTGCCAGCCTGGAGAGCTTTCATTTGCTCCTTCAGCTGGTTCTCCTGATCGAGTTTCTCCTTCTCTGCGTCTCTCATGAGCTTCCTGTACACCTTACTCCAGTTCATGTCGTCACGCGGCGTATGCGGCTTCTTGTCCCAATCAGGAACGTCTCTCCTGATGTACCTCTTCCATATTTCCTTTGTTTCACCCTGTATCTGCGGGCAGGCTTCCTCAAGCTCCTGCAACTGTGTCGGATTTTGAATATGACGAAGAACGGGTTCGAGGAAGGAAAAAGGTATATCGCCGATATCGGTGAGCATATCAATGTTCTTGATAAGGCGCTGTCTTGCAAGCTCGTAGAGACTTGGAACCGGCATCGTGAAGATGTAATCAGCGTTTCGAGGGTGGATGTGGTATATTTTGATGGGGAGAGACTGGCGAAAGTGCTTTTGGCAGCCAACGAATTCGAAATTAGGTAGCGAGGACGGTTCGACAGGAAAATTCAAAGTGCGTGTTTGCAGGACCGTTTGCAAGGTACTCAAGGGCTGTTGATGGGCGACCTTCGAGAGCGTCGAACGAAAGAGCGGCAATACGTAGATGTTCCGGCGAAGAGCAGGAGAACCCAAAGATGCTCAAGGGTCACTGGACATGGCGAAATGCCTGTTCGATGAGACTTGCCTCCAGCCACACGATGCGAGTAGTGAATCAAAGACAGGAGCAGACTTGTGTCAAAGAGTGAACGGGCAGGGTGACGTTGGATCCACGGGTGAGTAGCGGGTACCCTTGTCTAGCGCGTGACCCATGCCTTCGCGCGTTCTCCAAGGTCGAGCTTCATTGATGCACTCGAGCACGCAGACCAACAGCCCCAAGTCCAAAGACACTGAAGCCTTCCACGCCAGCGCGTTGAGCAGATATGGCAGTCACAGACTGGTCGCTCCTGCCGCAAGCAGACGAAGGTGAGCTCATCGTGTCCGCCTCAAggctctcctctaactccAGCAGATGCGCTCCATAACGTATCTCGGCTCCTAGCCGTCGAGGCTCGACCGTATCAGCAGGTCGCCAGTCGCCTGCTCAAAGAGAACTTTTTCGACCATGTGCGACCAAAGCAGCTACCCTCACCACCTCCAGATGCCTCGGCGGTCGAAGAGGCTGCGGCTAGTGTATTCGAGCGCGAACAACAAGCACGCAAGATCGAAACCTGGCGCGAGAACATCATGAACGAGCTGTCCATGTTGGACTACGCCATCTTGCGATTCGAGTTCACGACAAACAGCAACCACACCGAGCGCGAACGATATGCGGTAGAGAAGGATGGCATCACAGCGAAACAGCAGCATGTCAGAGACACCATCGAAGAACTGCGTGTCAACCTGGTCGATGCGAAAGAGACGCTAGCTGTGCGTAAGACGTACGACGAGTTGACAGAGAAGATCACCAGCAGCAAGATGCTGAAGCCACGGGACGAGCAAGCACTGGCGCACGCAAAGCTGGATGAGGAGATTGCAGAGCTTGAGCATGAGGTGCAGTCGGCGAAGAACACATGGGAGGAAAGGCGCATACAGTTCGGTCGTATCGAGGAGGAAGCGAGGGAAATGTTGCGTATGATCAAGGACGAGAAAGAAGAGGCTGAACGCAAGGAGGGCATGATGAAGGATGGTGACGAAGACGGGGAAGGCGAAGGCAGCACCTCTAGGGGAGATGCTAGCCATGTTGGCACTCCAAGACCAGATGGTGGCATGACACCAATCCATGTTGGCCAGAGTGGGGAGGGCTCGCAATCGCTCAAGGTGCCACCTCAGGATAGGCTCAAGGCTCTCTCCAGAGATGCCAGCGTGGCGCCATCACCAGCGAGGTCGCCTGGACACGAAGACACGCCTATGGCAGACTCTGGTGTACCATCAGGGGAAGCGCAAGCCGAAGATTCAGACGGTATCGACGAAGGAGAAGACTTGgaagagggtgaagaggGTGAGGACGAAGGTGAAG
The window above is part of the Ascochyta rabiei chromosome 1, complete sequence genome. Proteins encoded here:
- a CDS encoding 2-dehydropantoate 2-reductase; the encoded protein is MTGNTQPNVLLFGAGGVGTVYLWLLSKSSTTTAVCRSNYDVAKEDGFIINSSIFGQGIHFRPNVVRSCEEAASANETPYDYIVVCSKAIPDTVPKWIAPVVTPGHTTIVLLQNGVGIEEEYRVAFPSNPIVSTVLYFPATQRPAGVIKHGEVERLEIGAYPSSASAEHAKAFAQLVQSAGATAILHEDIQLIRWTKLLINASWNPICALSFSKDTDVLESYDGAPDIIEAVMLEIRDIAVAYGYNITEEKVKFELNRAKARIPIHAGIEPSMLQDVQTGRRIEVEAIVGNPVRMGRAKGVKCDRLELLYVLAKTLDLHMGKKLDT